Part of the Halodesulfovibrio aestuarii DSM 17919 = ATCC 29578 genome, TTTTATACTCACCCCTATTCAATTCGGACAACTGGCTCCTAAGACCGGAGTAATTTTTCGGACAGTACGCCACCTTATGCCATGGAGCATGATGGAAGTGTTCTTACTGGGTATTCTGGTCTCCATGATCAAACTCGGTAAAATGGCTACCATTATTCCGGGTACTGCAATCTGGGCATATACGGGATTAATTCTTATCCTCGTCACTGCGTTTTCCGGTTTGAATCCGCATGACATATGGAAAAGGCTCCCTATTAAATCGGCAGATACCCATTCAGACATATGCACACAGTCTGCCACATGTCATAGCTGCTCACTTGTAAGCGGCATACCGGAAACACACCATACAGCCTGCCCCCGCTGCGGTGCAGGACTGCATCTGCGCAAACCGAACAGCATTCAGCGAACAACAGCATTGGTTGTTGCCGCTGTCCTTTTGTATCTTCCGGCCAACATGCTGCCCATAACGATTACACAAGCACTCGGCAGCACTCAGGCAGATACCATTATGAGCGGAGTCATATATTTCATGTTCTCAGGATCATGGCATATTGCACTCATCATCTTTATAGCCAGCATACTCATCCCCCTTTTGAAACTCATCACGCTGGTATATCTGCTTATATCTGTAAAATTTAGCCATCAATGGAAACCGGAAACCCGCACTAAGATGTACCGCTTAACAGAAGCCGTTGGCCGCTGGTCTATGGTAGACGTATATGTAGTCACTGTGCTGGTCGCCCTGGTACAGCTAGCCCCGTTTGCCTCCATACAGGCAGGGCCGGGAGCTGTGTATTTTGCTGCTGTCGTGGTTATAACCATGTTTGCAGCAGAAAGCTTTGACCCCAGACTTATATGGGATCAGAAGGAACAATAAATGTCAGAAGAAAACACTGCCCCATCATCTGAAACGCTGCCACAAGCCTCCATCTGCAAGAAAAAAAGCTTTTCCTTGATTTGGATTGTTCCCCTTGTAGCGCTGATCATAGGCGTCGGGCTAATCTATACAACTATGATGAAAAAAGGCCCGACAATTACCATCACCTTTGCTTCTGCGGATGGACTCGAAGCCGGAAAAACAAAAGTTAAATATAAAGATGTGGAGATAGGCAAGGTTGAATCTGTTGAACTTGCCGAAGACTTTAAGCACGTTGAGGTAACTGTTTCGCTCGTTAAAAAGGCTGATGCATATTTAAACGAACAGACACGTTTCTGGGTTGTCCGCCCGCGGCTTAGCGGAGGGACTGTTACAGGGCTAGGCACCTTGCTCTCCGGTGCGTACATTGCGGTAGATCCGGGCAAGGCGGGTGAATCGCAATACGAATTCAAAGGATTAGAAATTCCTCCGGTGGTAACGGAAGGCACCCCCGGTAAACTATTCAGACTTGAAGCAGGTGACCTTGGCTCTTTGGACTACGGTTCCCCCATCTACTACCGTGGTATTAAAATAGGACAAGTTGTAGGGTACGGGTTACGAGAGAATGGCGAAGGCGTTATTATTACAGTCTTTGTTGATGCTCCATATGACGCCTACGTCAAAGACTCCTCCCGCTTCTGGCTGGCATCCGGTATGGATCTAGAAATGGGTACAGACGGCATCCGTTTTAATACAGAATCACTGGTGAGTCTGCTCATTGGCGGCATATCCTTAACAAATCCTGATCACCTCAAGAATACGCCTATTGCTGATGCAGAAGACGTATTCCAGCTATTCCCGACGCGCGAAGCCGCGATGACAGAACAATTTCTCGAAAAAGAGTACTATGTACTTAAATTTGCACAGTCTGTCCGGGGACTTTCCATCGGTGCTCCAGTAGAATTCAAAGGATTCCCGGTTGGACATGTTGTTGATATCGGAATTGAATTCGACTGCAAAAGCAACAAGGTGCTTGTACCCGTTCGCATTGAAGTTGAACAGAAACGTTTGCAGCGCATAGCATCACAGACTGGGAAGGTGGACACTGACGCAATACTTAAGCTTCTTGTTAAGCAAGGTTTGCGTGGTCAGGTTCGTACTGGAAACTTACTCACAGGTAAGCTTTACGTAGCGTTGGATTTCTTTAAAAATGTCGAACCGGCAAAAATTATTGCCGAAGATGGTGTTATTCAAATCCCAACTACACCGACACCTATTGAAGAGCTTACCAGCAACCTGTCCGCTCTACTTGAAAAATTGCAAAAAATACCAATGGAAAAAATCGGAAACAATGCCATTGAGACCTTACAAGGTATTAAACAGGCAAGTAACAAATTAGAGTCTCTCGCAGAATCAAACGAAATCCGCCTTGCCTTCCAGAAAACCCAAAAAACTATGGAAGGTGCGCACCAGTTGTTATCAAAAGATTCCGCAACAGTTGTAGAACTACAGCGTGCCCTTCGTGAAATGAGCGAAGCTGCTAGAGCCATCCGTTCGCTGGCTGACCAGCTGGAGCGTCATCCAGAATCATTACTTCGAGGAAAAGAGAGAAAATAATGCGTAAAATCGTATCAAACGCCTTACTGTTCGCAACACTGTCTATCATATTAGTTGGTTGTGGCGCAGGGTCCCCACCATCTTCGTACTATATTCTTACAAGTTCCAACCAACAGACTTCGCAGGTTCAGCCGCTTAACAACATCAGTGTCGGCGTCGGGCCAGTACTTGTCCCCGGACATCTTGATCGCTCACAAATTGTGACAAGCACAGGCAAAAACAGCATCACAATCCACGAATACCAACGCTGGGGTGACTCATTTAAAACACAGGTTGAAGAGACACTCGCAGAAAACATTTCTATCCTGCTTCAGACTCCAAAAGTTGCCATATATCCATGGGAACGTGCTCAACGTCCAGAATACCAAGTTTACGTTACTATACGAAGATTTGAAGGCAAAACAGGTATGAATGTTACACTGGATGCCATCTGGCAAATTGTACGTGTAGACACGGACAATTCGTTACTCACGCGCCATTTTGTCGAAACCTTTCCAGTTGCCGAAAACAACATAAGTTCCTACGTCCAGACGCAAAGCAATGCACTTGGAACACTAAGCCAAGAGATTGCAAAAGGGCTGCACTCAGTAGTCGCACAATAAAAAACAAGGCAGATTGAATACATTCAATCTGCCTTGTTTTTTACCATTACTATCTGCCTGCTATTTTGGATCTTCCACAGACTCATACGTGTCACCTGTTATCACTTCGCCGGCTATCTGTTCTTCATACCTGATACCCCATTGCTTCATCTCCAGAAAAATAGGGATAAGCGACTCGCCTAACTCTGTGAGAGAATATTCTACTCGGGGTGGCACCTCATTATACGCAGTACGGGTAACAAGTTTGTCCGCCTCAAGCTCCCGTAATTGTTTTGTCAGCATCCGCTGGGTAATTCCATGCAGCGTTTTTTGTAGGACGCCAAACCGCAATACTTTTGCCTGAGACAAATGATACAAAATGACAGGTTTCCATTTTCCACCAATCACCTGCATAGTAAGCTCAAAAAAGCACCTGTAGCTCCTGCCATCCACCTCTTTAACGTCACATCTGCGAATCATCATATCTCCAACGGTACCCTGCGTGATACTTACGCACAAAAAAAACCGTACTTGTACATTTTCAAAAATATGTCACTATCACCAAATCTAGCCACTTTCTTCCTATTGTCGAGGCCGGATATCTAATAAGAAAAATACAACCCCCAATAAGGATTAAATCAATGTACGCACTCGCCATTAACGGCAGCCCACGTAAAGGCGGCAACACAGAAATTTTATTGCAGAACGCACTAGCCCCACTAGATGCAAAAGGGTGGGAAACAGAACTTATTCAGGTTGGTGGTAAAAAACTTCGTGGTTGTACCGCATGTAGCAAATGTTTTGAAACCCGGGATAATTCCTGCATTATTAAAAACGATATCTTCAACGAACTATTTGAAAAAATCCTTCGTGCTGACGCTATTATTCTTGGTACACCAACCTACTTCACAGATGTATCCGCTGAACTGAAAGGTCTTCTCGACAGAATGGGGCTTGTTGCCATTGCCAATGGCCGTGCACTGGCCGGAAAAATTGGTGCTGCTGTTGTTGCAGTTCGACGCGGCGGCGCAACCCATGCTTTTGACAGCATTAACCACATGTACCTGATGTCTCAAATGATCGTTCCGGGGTCAATCTACTGGAATTTCGGTGTGGGCCTTGCGCCGGGTGATGTCAAAAACGATGAGGAAGCTATGGCGAATATGGAAAACCTTGGCCAGACTATCCACTGGCTTGGAACTGCTATGCACCCACATAAAGCAACCTTCCCTGTTTCATCTTTTGGCAGACAGGAATAACACTCCGTCTCCATAAAAGAAAAAGCGGCATGTTGAAATTCAACATGCCGCTTTATATTTTTTGCACAACCAGCCGTTCTGTTTCCGGAAACGACACTACAAGGCTTGATATCCAGCTTAGTGGATTAAGCTTCAGTCAGTGCTTCTACACCCGGAAGAGCTTTTCCTTCAAGGAATTCGAGGGAAGCTCCGCCGCCAGTAGAAACATGGGAAACGGCTTCGGAAAGACCAGCTTTCTCAATGGCAGATGCAGAGTCACCGCCACCGATAACGGTGATGCTACCTTTTGTGGTTGCTTCAGCAAGTGCTTCAGCCACAGCAAAAGTACCTTTTGCTGAAGCATCAATTTCAAAAACTCCCATCGGGCCGTTCCATACAACAGTGCCGGACTTTTCGATGATATTTTTGAAAGTTTCCATGGTCTCATGACCAATATCTACAGCCATAAGACCTTCAGTAATGGCATCCTCTGCTACAATTGCTTCGCTGCCGATTTCGCGTGCATCAAAATCGAGCTTATCAGTTACGAGGTAGTCAGAAGGAAGAAGAATTTTTCCTTTGCCAAGCTCAAGAAGTTCTTTAGCTAATGGCAATTTTTCATCTTCACAAAGAGAATTACCAATTTCGCGTCCCATAGCTTTAAGGAACGTACAAGCCATGCCGCCGCCGATAATCAAGTTATCTACTTTAGGCAGAAGTGCTTTAATTACGTCAATTTTACCGGAAATTTTTGCACCGCCAATAATGGCAGTAAATGGACGTTTAGGTTCTGCGAGCGCACCACCGAGGAAATCAAGTTCCTTTTTAAGCAGGTAACCGCATGCACAGGTATCCATGTGATGAGTAATACCTTCGGTAGAAGCATGAGCGCGGTGCGCGGTGCCAAATGCGTCGTTAACGTACAGTTCTGCAAGCTCCGCAAGCTGTTTTGCAAATTCAGGATCGTTGTCAGTTTCAGCTTTGTGGAAACGAAGGTTTTCAAGAAGAAGCACTTCACCGGCAGCAAGTTTTGCCACTGCTTTTTTAGCCACATCACCAACACAATCATCTGCAAAAGCAACAGGCTTGCCCAACAGCTCAGCAAGACGGTCTGCAACAGGTTTAAGGCTCAAAGCTTCAACGCGCTGTCCTTTAGGACGTCCAAGGTGAGACATTAGAATAACTTTTGCGCCCTCATCTACCAAATGGGTGATGGTTGGAAGAGCTGCACGAATGCGTTTATCGTTATCAACTGCACCATCTTTAAGTGGCACGTTGAAGTCTACGCGTACGATTACAGTTTTCTCTTCACAATTGAGATCGTTAATAAAAAGTTTGTTCATATGCTATGCCTCGTAAGGTATGATAATTTTATTGTAAAACCCTCCAGCACGAAATCACTGCGGCTCACCTTATCCAAGGAGAGCCGCAGTGTATACTTCATACTAGAGACTAGTTAGCAGCTACGTGTGCGAGCAGGTCGAGAACTTTACAGGAGTAACCCCATTCGTTGTCGTACCATGAGATAAGCTTAACAAAATTATCATTAAGAGCAATACCAGCGGATGCGTCAAAAATAGAGGTGCAGGATTCACCAACAAAGTCGGTGGAAACTACAGCATCTTCAGTGTATGCGAGAATACCTTTAAGCTCATTTTCAGAAGCTTCTTTAAGAGCTGCTTTGATCTCGTCGTAAGTAGCTGACTTTTCAAGACGACAGGTAAGATCAACTACGGAAACGTCCGGAGTAGGAACACGGAACGCCATACCGGTAAGCTTTCCGTTGAGGGAAGGAATAACTTTACCAACTGCTTTAGCAGCACCGGTAGAGCTAGGAATGATGTTCTGACCAGCACCACGTCCGCCACGCCAGTCTTTGCAGGAAGGACCATCAACGGTTTTCTGAGTAGCAGTGGTTGCGTGAACAGTCGTCATGAGACCTTCCACAATACCGAATGCGTTGTGAACAACATGCGCGAGCGGTGCAAGGCAGTTTGTTGTACAGGAAGCGTTGGAAACAATGTCCTGACCTGCGTAATCTTTGTGGTTAACACCCATAACAAACATTGGGGTGGCATCTTTGGAAGGTGCAGACAGAATAACTTTCTTAGCACCGGCTTTGATGTGACCACGGGCAGATTCGTCAGTAAGGAAGAAGCCGGTAGATTCTACAATACATTCGGCGCCAATTGCATCCCATGCAAGTTTTTCCGGACAACATTCGGAAGATACACGAATGGTTTTACCGTTAACAACAAGGTGACCGTCTACTACTTCTACGGTGCCGTTAAAGCGCCCGTGAGTAGAGTCGTATTTGAGAAGGTACGCGATGTAATTAACATCAATAAGGTCGTTAATACCAACAACTTCAATATCATCACGCTGTGTTGCAGCCCTGAATACAAGGCGGCCTATACGGCCAAAGCCGTTAATACCGATTTTAATCATGGTGTTCTTTTACTTGTGCTAAATGGTTACTTTCATACCGAGACGAGTGTAGCTTCTTTGCACTCTGCAAGATCACTGTAAAACGTATGGGCGAACACGCTTTACCTCGGCACCTATGCCATATGTATCTTCTTCATCATCGAAATTGCCAGCTGCACAAACTCAAATGAACTTCAACTAATACATGACGTAGGTCGCTTGAAAAGAATAGTTCTAGTGATTTTTATAGAGCATTTTTGTTCTTTTTAACAACACAAAATAATGTAAACGGTCTTACTGTCTGTCTAGTGACAAAAGTTTATAAGTTTCCAGAAAACCCCCTAAAAACAAGACTTTTCACTGTAAAGACCCACATAATGTAAGCGGTTCTATGCCCGACGTGCGAATTTTAAAACATAGCACTGCAAACAGTGTAACATATTGTATTTTTAAGCAATACTTATGATATTTATTTTTTTTTGCTTTGCAGAAGTGAAACGGTTTCATAGTGCCAGTTACATACCGGCACTACAAACTATATAAAGAAAGATTGGTATTGTTTTGGAGTGATGGCCAGGCGCTTTTTGAAATTACGCTGGAAATGAGCCTGATCTGCGAAGCCGAGCTGCGCAGATGCGTCTGCAATAGTTTCGCCCTGCTTAAGTAACTTTTTTGCTCGCTTTATACGCTCATCAATCTGCAATGCATGTGGAGAAAGGCCGTAAACTTCTTTAAATTTACGGATAAGATGATAGCGACTTAGTCCGGCATCCATGGCCAAATCATGCAACGAATGATTTGTCGCCAGCTGATCAAATAACTTTTCTCTTACCCTGTGCACACAGGAAGAAGCAATTTTCTGGCACGTGGCAGCAG contains:
- a CDS encoding paraquat-inducible protein A translates to MDTQTPTTATCHDCGLTQALPEMKEGTKAICTRCGSLLFQKTKDTTQRTLSLAITGLILFAIANAYPFLSMQVEGRVQETTLVTGIIWLFTNGMQGLSALVLFTSIIVPLLQLIALIFILTPIQFGQLAPKTGVIFRTVRHLMPWSMMEVFLLGILVSMIKLGKMATIIPGTAIWAYTGLILILVTAFSGLNPHDIWKRLPIKSADTHSDICTQSATCHSCSLVSGIPETHHTACPRCGAGLHLRKPNSIQRTTALVVAAVLLYLPANMLPITITQALGSTQADTIMSGVIYFMFSGSWHIALIIFIASILIPLLKLITLVYLLISVKFSHQWKPETRTKMYRLTEAVGRWSMVDVYVVTVLVALVQLAPFASIQAGPGAVYFAAVVVITMFAAESFDPRLIWDQKEQ
- a CDS encoding intermembrane transport protein PqiB, whose amino-acid sequence is MSEENTAPSSETLPQASICKKKSFSLIWIVPLVALIIGVGLIYTTMMKKGPTITITFASADGLEAGKTKVKYKDVEIGKVESVELAEDFKHVEVTVSLVKKADAYLNEQTRFWVVRPRLSGGTVTGLGTLLSGAYIAVDPGKAGESQYEFKGLEIPPVVTEGTPGKLFRLEAGDLGSLDYGSPIYYRGIKIGQVVGYGLRENGEGVIITVFVDAPYDAYVKDSSRFWLASGMDLEMGTDGIRFNTESLVSLLIGGISLTNPDHLKNTPIADAEDVFQLFPTREAAMTEQFLEKEYYVLKFAQSVRGLSIGAPVEFKGFPVGHVVDIGIEFDCKSNKVLVPVRIEVEQKRLQRIASQTGKVDTDAILKLLVKQGLRGQVRTGNLLTGKLYVALDFFKNVEPAKIIAEDGVIQIPTTPTPIEELTSNLSALLEKLQKIPMEKIGNNAIETLQGIKQASNKLESLAESNEIRLAFQKTQKTMEGAHQLLSKDSATVVELQRALREMSEAARAIRSLADQLERHPESLLRGKERK
- a CDS encoding PqiC family protein translates to MRKIVSNALLFATLSIILVGCGAGSPPSSYYILTSSNQQTSQVQPLNNISVGVGPVLVPGHLDRSQIVTSTGKNSITIHEYQRWGDSFKTQVEETLAENISILLQTPKVAIYPWERAQRPEYQVYVTIRRFEGKTGMNVTLDAIWQIVRVDTDNSLLTRHFVETFPVAENNISSYVQTQSNALGTLSQEIAKGLHSVVAQ
- a CDS encoding winged helix-turn-helix transcriptional regulator; translation: MIRRCDVKEVDGRSYRCFFELTMQVIGGKWKPVILYHLSQAKVLRFGVLQKTLHGITQRMLTKQLRELEADKLVTRTAYNEVPPRVEYSLTELGESLIPIFLEMKQWGIRYEEQIAGEVITGDTYESVEDPK
- a CDS encoding flavodoxin family protein → MYALAINGSPRKGGNTEILLQNALAPLDAKGWETELIQVGGKKLRGCTACSKCFETRDNSCIIKNDIFNELFEKILRADAIILGTPTYFTDVSAELKGLLDRMGLVAIANGRALAGKIGAAVVAVRRGGATHAFDSINHMYLMSQMIVPGSIYWNFGVGLAPGDVKNDEEAMANMENLGQTIHWLGTAMHPHKATFPVSSFGRQE
- a CDS encoding phosphoglycerate kinase yields the protein MNKLFINDLNCEEKTVIVRVDFNVPLKDGAVDNDKRIRAALPTITHLVDEGAKVILMSHLGRPKGQRVEALSLKPVADRLAELLGKPVAFADDCVGDVAKKAVAKLAAGEVLLLENLRFHKAETDNDPEFAKQLAELAELYVNDAFGTAHRAHASTEGITHHMDTCACGYLLKKELDFLGGALAEPKRPFTAIIGGAKISGKIDVIKALLPKVDNLIIGGGMACTFLKAMGREIGNSLCEDEKLPLAKELLELGKGKILLPSDYLVTDKLDFDAREIGSEAIVAEDAITEGLMAVDIGHETMETFKNIIEKSGTVVWNGPMGVFEIDASAKGTFAVAEALAEATTKGSITVIGGGDSASAIEKAGLSEAVSHVSTGGGASLEFLEGKALPGVEALTEA
- the gap gene encoding type I glyceraldehyde-3-phosphate dehydrogenase, translated to MIKIGINGFGRIGRLVFRAATQRDDIEVVGINDLIDVNYIAYLLKYDSTHGRFNGTVEVVDGHLVVNGKTIRVSSECCPEKLAWDAIGAECIVESTGFFLTDESARGHIKAGAKKVILSAPSKDATPMFVMGVNHKDYAGQDIVSNASCTTNCLAPLAHVVHNAFGIVEGLMTTVHATTATQKTVDGPSCKDWRGGRGAGQNIIPSSTGAAKAVGKVIPSLNGKLTGMAFRVPTPDVSVVDLTCRLEKSATYDEIKAALKEASENELKGILAYTEDAVVSTDFVGESCTSIFDASAGIALNDNFVKLISWYDNEWGYSCKVLDLLAHVAAN